The window AACCCTCTATATATATGTTCCTGTTCGATATTAATTTAAACTTCGTTGAGGAAGTATATAATACCCGGAGATGCGACTTAATGTGTCACACTATACATTAATATTTATAATAATAGTGTGGCAGATTGCGGAGCACGGAGGGTATTATATACTCCTGGTACTGCTAATATTTGCAAATATAACAGTAAATATATACGGAACATATATAGAAGAACGTTCATGAGCAGTTCACTAACCTTCTATATTTAACTCAAATTTTGTTGAGAGTGTATATAATTATAGATAGAATGATAGATGAAAAGAGAGGTGTTTTATATTGCAGCAGTTTTTCGGGCCGGATTTTACAGGCCAGCCTTTTAAGGATCTGTCTGGGCAGCATGTGGTTGTTTTAATAGTGGTAGCTGTTGCTAGTATAGCTATTTATTTATCGAGAGAAAGGATAAATATAAAAGGTAGATATGATATTATGAGGTATTCTTTTGCATTCATACTAATAATACAAGAGGTATTACTCAACATTTGGTATGTGATAAACGATAGATGGTCCTTGAAATACTCACTTCCACTTCATTTGTGTGGAATTTCAGTTATATTATGCATACTTTTGCTGTTGACCCAAAGTTATTTTATATACGAGATTGTTTACTTTTGGGGGATGGGTGGCGCGCTACAGGCCATCATTACTCCGGATATGGGAAGATATAACTATACCCATTTCAGATTTTATCAGTTCTTTATTGCACACGGCATGATAGTCATGACCGTTTTGTTTTTTACATTTGTAAAAGGATATAAACCTACTTTAAAATCTGTTGCAAAGGCTTTTATAGCCACAAATATTTACTCAGCCGTCATTTTCCCTGTAAATGTCATTACTGGAGGAAACTACTTGTTTCTACGTAGCAAGCCAGC of the Clostridia bacterium genome contains:
- a CDS encoding TIGR02206 family membrane protein, yielding MQQFFGPDFTGQPFKDLSGQHVVVLIVVAVASIAIYLSRERINIKGRYDIMRYSFAFILIIQEVLLNIWYVINDRWSLKYSLPLHLCGISVILCILLLLTQSYFIYEIVYFWGMGGALQAIITPDMGRYNYTHFRFYQFFIAHGMIVMTVLFFTFVKGYKPTLKSVAKAFIATNIYSAVIFPVNVITGGNYLFLRSKPASPSIMDFLGEWPWYIFWLEIVAIAIYIVLYVPFVISSIARRRKESRYWHM